The Aspergillus oryzae RIB40 DNA, chromosome 5 genome segment TGCTGCGACCTGGTCATCATGGACGGTGCTCTCCTCGTCGACCTCATCCCCAATCTTAAATGCCGAGTCCCACGAGCGTTTGACGCCTGAAGCACGTTGCCAGTTGTAGGCCTGCTTCTGCAAATCACGAAGATACCTAGTCCCTCGTCCCGTTACCTCTTGCCCACCCGACGGGGGCTTGGCAAACGACGAACCTCTCAGACACGAGCACTTTGCTATTTGCCTCTGAAAACTGACAGGTGAGTGATCGTCGGATACAGTTGGCGCAGGGTTCATCGCCAGAGCATTTTACCTTGCTCTGGCGACAAGCGATACACCTGTCACATTTCTTAGCCACACAGCGCCTTTTCCAGTACCAGATAAAGGGACTACCTTACGCAATTGCAGTTCGTCTCGGCTTATGACTCTGTACTTGCATCCCTGCTGTCCAGATAAGGGGTGGATGAGCTGGCAGGCCAGAAGCTCTGGGTTCGCCGGAACGACACCGTCACTCACTTGGCACAAGTATTTGGTAGTTTTATCATAATAAAAGCACACCCCGCACACCGGGAACACTTTTCCCCTTTCAGTCGCCCCACGTGAGTGGTCAATCTCCGTCATCGCCACGAAAAAAACATGGAACTGGAGTCTTTCATTCGTGCGTTCACACTTGCCTTTCCAGGGCAAAGCTGCCTCACGTGCATCTCCTGGCCGTCTCTCTCGACGCTTGGGTTATTCATAACAATATATGAtaaacaaggaagatattACGGCCTTTGATAGTACTGGGATTATCAGCTGAAACATTAAAGGTCGCTAATACTCTctggaacaagaaaaaaacaaaaagcaaaaattgTGTGTGGTGCGGTCGCGATATATATGACTTAAAGTGAGTAATTGAGGTCTACGACTTGGGGAATCGAGGGGTAACAAAGCCTCGGCTTCGAGAGATCTCGATAAATTAGAAGGTAGAGTAGCAAAATAGTTATATCAGAGAGATTCTAGACCGTCAAGGATCATTCTGTGTAGAAAATGCCCGTCGTTGACGAAAACAAGTGAGTTGCCGATGCTGAAGTGGACCAGCGGGTCCCTTTCGGAAGGGCTCCCGGTCTTATACTCGGGCTCGCCGACTATCTGGATCGATAGCTTCTATAGTGTACTGCCTTCGACAAGCTGGTTTGACTTGggatcaagaaaagaacgtcACGGTCGACCCGATATACTAGGTCAGCGCCTTCTATCCACagtagatgatgatggcggACGCGATAACCGCCGAAGGACCTTCTGTTCCAAATCTCGGAATCGTCAGCGATAAATCCAGCCGATTTGGAATGAGATGTGCGGCGGATTATTTTCGTTGTCGCAGCACCAGACCTTTCTCAATTCTCGCCGGTCTTTCCTCATCATTTATACAGTACCTGTGATCCCGTGATGGGTGCATGTGGTGGACGTTTGCGCGACAAAATTGGACTGCCCGATCTGCAGTCATTGCGAACAACGGTGATCGACGATAGAGATAATGGTCGCAAACACACTGGACTGCCACAC includes the following:
- a CDS encoding uncharacterized protein (predicted protein), producing MNPAPTVSDDHSPVSFQRQIAKCSCLRGSSFAKPPSGGQEVTGRGTRYLRDLQKQAYNWQRASGVKRSWDSAFKIGDEVDEESTVHDDQVAAEVVDPQSRGSSASQGSEFTCNIWTSPFTLPSTVIKDPHKEQRNWSSSAIHVYDVTQADTGNSLASPDLGMVPHSSTDGHDDREA